The Solibacillus sp. FSL R7-0668 genome includes the window ATAGCGAAACCTGTCCCTTTTCCGGAATCGGTGTTAATTGTTACAACGGCCTGCTTGTATGTTTGAATGTTTTCTTGGCTAGAAAGCTTGGCCGATACTTTTAAAAATTCAATGGCCGGAATAGAGTAGATATTAAATATAATCGCAAAGGTATTGAAAATTAATGTAAACGCCATGAGCCAAACGACGATTCGTACAACAGGCTTTTGGCGTTTTGGCTTCATAGGGGTAGGATTTAAACGGCGTTCGCGTTCCTCAGCGAGCGCTTTTTGTTGTTCGTCTAATACAAGTTCTAAAAATTCTTCTTCTGTGAGCTCTTCGGTCGATTTATGTTCAGTCATGTAATTCCCTCCGATATGTATAAGTGTAACAAATTGTGAGAAATTTGTGACGACATCTTTTTGAACAAATATTTTTATTTTTGAAGTATGTGAATTTCTTCATATTACACGAGCGAAAATACTTCGTGCAAATAATCACACAATTTCGCCCTTTAAAGCGCTAGTTTGAAAATGACAGCCCTTACATTTATTTTCTTAATATAATTGATTGTGTAAAGATGAGCAATCCAAAAGGAAACGAAAATGACGCTTGAAGCGTTGATGCCAAAGGATTTTTAACGAATTTTATGAGTAATGTTTATAATTCAAATATTATTGTTGACATAAGGGTGAGAAACCCATAATATACGTAAATATAAAGAAAATTCAAACAATTAGAAAAGGATGATGAGAATGGATTTAATGAAGAAGTCGTTAGAAATGCATGAAAATTTTGGTGGTAAGATGGAGATTCGCTCAAAGGTACCTGTTCAGGACAAATATGATTTAAGCTTAGCGTATTCACCAGGTGTGGCAGCTCCATGTTTAGAAATTGAAAAAAATCCATCAAAGGTGTATGACTACACAATGAAGGGCAATTTAGTAGCAGTTATCACAGATGGGACGGCAGTGTTAGGACTTGGAGATATTGGTCCAGAGGCAGCGTTACCAGTAATGGAAGGGAAGGCGCTATTATTAAAACGCTTTGCCAATGTGGATGCGGTCCCAGTTTGCTTAAATACAAAGGATGTCGATGAGATTGTGCAAGTTGTCAAAGCGATTTCTCCTACATATGGGGGGATTAATTTAGAAGATATTTCAGCGCCACGCTGCTTTGAAATTGAAGACCGTTTGCGTGCTGAATGTAATATTCCTGTCTTTCATGACGATCAGCACGGGACAGCGATTGTTGTAGGTGCTGCGTTAATCAATGCATTAAAAATTGTGAAAAAGCAGCCGAAAAATATGAAGGTTGTCATTAATGGCGCGGGTGCAGCGGGTATTGCCATCTTACGTATTTTAATTCAGATGGGCTATGTAAACGTATTAATGTGTGATACAAAAGGAATCATTTATGAAGGGCGACAAGAGGGGATGAACCCGATTAAAGAACAAGTCGCAAATATAACGAATCCTTATCAATTACGAGGAACATTAGATGAAGCGCTTGTGGATGCGGATGTATTTATCGGTGTTTCTGCGGCTGATTTGCTGAAGGAGCATCATATTAAATCAATGGCAGCAGAACCAATAGTTTTTGCCTTAGCTAATCCAAATCCAGAAGTAACACCGGATAATGCTAAAAAATGGGGCGTAAAAATTATCGGTACAGGGCGCTCAGATTATGCAAATCAAATTAACAATATGCTTGCATTCCCGGGTATTTTCCGTGGTGCATTAGATGTACGAGCAACAGATATTAACGAGGACATGAAGTTGGCTGCGGTTGAAGCTATTGCCTCATTGGTGACGGATGAAGAGTTAAATGAAGACTTTATTGTACCAAGCTCTATGGATGAGCGTGTAGCGGGGGTAGTCGCAAAAGCTGTAGGTTCTGCCGCGATTGAATCTGGCGTGTCGGATTTGTTCCAGCAAACAGCTGTTGTACAAGAAACAACTACGATTGCGATATAAAAATAAGCGATGGCGTTCCGTATATTGGACGCCATCGCGTTTCTTCCTTAGTGTGCGGCGATTTCTGCTGTTAGCTCTTCAAGCTGTGTAATTAACTCACCGATAAATGCAATCGTTTCGCGTAATGGCTGCTCGGTTGAAAGATCTACACCTGCCATTTGTGCTAATTCTAGCGGTGATTTTGTACCACCAGCTTTTAATACGTCTATCCAATCTGCAACGGCTGATTCGTCCCCGTTCGAAATGCGACGATACACCTGTGTAGAAATCGTTAAACCAGCAGAATACGTATATGGATATAAGCCCATATAGTAGTGTGGCTGGCGCATCCAAGTTAGCTCCGCACCTTCATTTACTTCTATTGCATCGCCCCAGAAGTTTTCTAATACTTTGCGTTTGATTTCGTTCAGCTTCGGTGCATTGACTGTACCACCTGCGTCTACGATTTCGTACACTTTGCGTTGGTAGGCCGCTTCTAGTAAATGTGTAACAAAGTTGTGGTAGTACGTACGGCTAATAATTGTTGAAATGACCCAACGTTTGAAGCGTGCGTCTGTTGAGTTTTTCAATAAATAGTTGGCCATTAACATTTCGTTCATTGTGGATGGTGCTTCAATAAAATAAAGTGATGGACGCGCATTAAACACATTTTGCGCATCATTTGCTAAATAGAAGT containing:
- a CDS encoding NAD(P)-dependent malic enzyme; protein product: MDLMKKSLEMHENFGGKMEIRSKVPVQDKYDLSLAYSPGVAAPCLEIEKNPSKVYDYTMKGNLVAVITDGTAVLGLGDIGPEAALPVMEGKALLLKRFANVDAVPVCLNTKDVDEIVQVVKAISPTYGGINLEDISAPRCFEIEDRLRAECNIPVFHDDQHGTAIVVGAALINALKIVKKQPKNMKVVINGAGAAGIAILRILIQMGYVNVLMCDTKGIIYEGRQEGMNPIKEQVANITNPYQLRGTLDEALVDADVFIGVSAADLLKEHHIKSMAAEPIVFALANPNPEVTPDNAKKWGVKIIGTGRSDYANQINNMLAFPGIFRGALDVRATDINEDMKLAAVEAIASLVTDEELNEDFIVPSSMDERVAGVVAKAVGSAAIESGVSDLFQQTAVVQETTTIAI